One window of Choloepus didactylus isolate mChoDid1 chromosome 26, mChoDid1.pri, whole genome shotgun sequence genomic DNA carries:
- the LOC119520742 gene encoding LOW QUALITY PROTEIN: vomeronasal type-1 receptor 3-like (The sequence of the model RefSeq protein was modified relative to this genomic sequence to represent the inferred CDS: inserted 2 bases in 1 codon), giving the protein MISSDIVLGIFFISQTGIGFLGNSLLFLLYMYTFLIQPNKKKPRDVILTHLTLSNAMTLIFRGIPNILLSFGIKIFMDDICCKTVLYIXRVTRGLSVCTTSLLSMFQAVIITPSNYRWVWLKLKISTYTLPSLLFLWIINMLIYIEVILRAVSNSNTTQSGPGYNSPFCKIKEFKEKSAAAFLSAVLIQDLFFLFLMTFNSIYMVSLLFRHYKNVQHVHSTTHSPQSSPENKATYVIVLLVSCYVFFYWTNSFLTIYLFYVNEKKQKLELISGFLSSCYPTICPFLLIKTENRFSKLTCA; this is encoded by the exons ATGATTTCAAGTGACATAGTTCTGGGAATCTTCTTCATCTCTCAGACTGGCATTGGGTTCCTAGGGAATTCTTTGCTATTCTTGTTGTATATGTACACCTTCTTAATTCAACCTAATAAAAAGAAGCCTAGAGATGTGATTCTCACACACCTCACTCTATCTAATGCCATGACACTCATATTCAGGGGCATTCCAAATATACTGTTATCCTTCGGAATTAAGATTTTCATGGATGATATTTGTTGTAAAACTGTGCTGTACAT CAGAGTTACTCGCGGTCTTTCCGTGTGCACAACCTCTCTCCTTAGCATGTTTCAGGCAGTGATCATTACCCCAAGTAATTACAGATGGGTGTGGCTCAAACTCAAAATCTCCACGTACACTTTGCCCTCTTTGCTTTTTCTGTGGATCATCAACATGCTCATCTACATTGAAGTCATCTTAAGAGCTGTATCCAACAGCAATACTACCCAATCTGGACCTGGGTATAACAGTCCCTTTTGCAAAATCAAAGAGTTCAAAGAAAAGAGTGCAGCAGCTTTCCTAAGTGCTGTGTTAATTCAAGAtttgttctttctgttcctcatgACATTCAATAGCATCTACATGGTCAGTCTCCTCTTCAGGCACTACAAGAACGTCCAACATGTTCATAGCACCACACATTCTCCACAGTCCTCCCCTGAAAACAAGGCCACCTATGTCATCGTCCTGCTGGTGAGCTGTTATGTGTTCTTTTACTGGACCAACAGCTTCctgaccatttatttattttatgttaatgagaaaaagcaaaaacTGGAGCTCATCAGTGGTTTTCTCTCCTCTTGCTACCCAACCATCTGCCCCTTCTTgctaataaaaactgaaaatagattTTCCAAACTGACTTGCGCCTAA